ACAACGGCCACAGCCCATGGGGCTCACCAAATCCATCCAAGGCCGAGCCCTGCGCATCATTCAGGCCCTCATCATTGCCACCGAATCACAAGGCCATAAGGCAGCACTCGGGACCACGCAAGGCGCTCCCCCACCCCACCGTCGCCGCAGCGCACCACCGCACTTCACCATCACCGCCCAAGGCGAAAGCGTCGGATTCCTCGTCCTTCAAGAACAGGACCGCAGCGAACACATCCCCACCGACAAGGAACTCGCCGACGCCAAGAAGCACTCATGGATGCGCATCGCCCACTTCGACTACACCCCCTCAAACCGCCTGCGCTTCATCCTCCGCGGCGGCAGCCCGCACCGTGCGAGCGAATGGGCCGATGTCCCCGACAGGCCACTGGAAGACCAACTCGCCGAAATCGCACAAGAAGTCGACCTCCGCGGCAAAGCCGCAGAACACAAACGCCTTGCAGACCAGCAAGCCAGGGAAGCCCAGCAGAGGCGCTGGGAAACCGCCATGGAGGAAGCGCGCACCGCATACGCCTACGCCTATCGCGTCAAGCACCTCGAAGAACAAGCAGACGCCTGGCACCAGACCAAGCGCCTGACCGGATACGTCACAGCAGTACGCGACCACGCCACATCGCTGCCACCCGGACAGGAAAGAACAGAGATCGAGGCGTGGCTCGCCTTCACGGACGCCCGGCTCCAGCACCTCACCGAGTCCGCCGCAGCGCCGAAGCTGCCCACCCCACCCAAGCCCAGCGCCGACGACCTCAAGCCATTCCTCGGCCACTGGAGCCCTTACGGACCCCGTGCCTACTGAGCCTTAAATCAGGCCATATCGAGCACCGGTTCACCAAGAGGCGGTAAAGAGGGAGCCCCCTCAAGCCGCACTCGACACACCGCCACCTGCAGGTATGACCACCTGACGCCTCATCAGGACGTGCGTCAAACGTGCGTCAGACGTGCGTCACGTGCGTCGAATATGCGTCAAGATATCGCCCGTAACGCACACAACGCACATAACGCCCACTCGGCGAAACCGCAGGTCAGACGCCCTTCGCGGCCGGTTCAAGGATCGCGACGCACTCGACATGATGGGTCATCGGAAAGATGTCGGCTTCCAACGGAGGGCTCGAACTTGACTCCTACCCAAGCAGAATCAGTCACACTTGGCGCTCATCCGCTCGACGCCAGGCTCCTGCCCCGCCCGCACAGGCAGTCACTCAACTTACCCTTGCCAGCGGGTCCGGTGGCACGAGGTCCTGTGCCACCGTGCCCGCCGCAACGGCACTTCCTGGGGAGGATCTGGGGAGGATCGACGGCCCTGGGGAGCGCGCGGGGAGAATCGACCGCGTAACGCAGCACGATCCCGAAAGAGCTGAAAGACCTATCCGCCCAGGTCAGGGGCGGGTAAGGCCGCATCGATGCAGGTCAGCGCCACCCGGTGGACAACTTCATGCCGAAGGTGCCCTGAAGCGTGGGGCGGGTGGTGAACACGGGTACTGCTCCTTGCTGCGGCGTTCGGTGGGGCCTGCGGATCGTACGGACCCGGGCGCGGCCCGGGCGGGAGCGGGTCAGGCTGCCGCGTCGGGGGCGGTGCCGTCGTCGGTGACCAGGTGGCAGGAGACCTGCCGGCCGCCGGGTATCTCGCGCAGGGCGGGGACCTCGGTGCGGCAGCGGTCGGTGACGAGCGGGCAGCGGGTGTGGAAGCGGCAGCCGTCGAACACACTGCCCGTGGCGCCTCCGGCGGGGGTGGCCGCCGCGCGACGGGTGGGCGGATCGAGCGGACTGGGCAGGTCCCCGTGGAGCACGATGCGTTCGCGGGACCGCTGGACGACGGGGTCGGGCACCGGGGCAGCCGAGAGCAGCGCCTGGGTGTAGGGGTGCTTCGGCGAGGCGAACAGCTCGGCTGTCGGGGCCTGTTCGACGATCTGCCCGAGGTACATCACGGCGATCCGGTCCGCGAGGTACTCGACGGCCGCCAGGTCGTGGGTGATGAACAGGCAGCCGAAGCCGCGGTCGCGCTGGAGGTCGGCCAGGAGGTTGAGTACGGACGCCTGGACCGACACGTCGAGTGCCGAGGTGGGCTCGTCGGCGACGACCAGATCGGGGTCGCACGACAGGGCCCGGGCGATCGAGATGCGCTGGCGCTGCCCGCCGGACAGTTCGTGGGGGTGCCTGTCGGCGTGTTCGGGGCGCAGCCCGACCTGGCCGAGCAGCTGCTCGACCCGCTCGCGTACGGCCGTCCCCCGGGCGTAGCGGTGCAGCCGGACGGGTTCGGCGATGATCTGGCCGACGGTCATCCGGGGGTCGAGCGAGGACGAGGGGTCCTGGAAGACCAGGTGGAAGTCCTTGCGCAGGGGCCGCAGGGCGCGACGGGACAGATGGCTGACGTCGGTGCCGTTGATGTGGACGGTGCCGGCGGTGGGTTCGTCGAGGCGCACGGCGCAGCGGCCGACGGTCGACTTCCCGCTGCCGGACTCGCCGACGAGGCCGACGACCTCGCCGCGGCCGATGGTGATGGAGACGCCGTCGACGGCACGGACGGTGCCCCCGCCGGAGGCACCGAAGTGCCGCTTCATGTCCCTGATCTCCAGCACCGGGGGGTGTGTTCCGTCCGTATCGCGCGGAGCGGGGACGGTGTGTGCGGTGGTCACTTTCCGGCCTCCTGGTCGGGTCGGGCTTCGAGGTCACCGCTCGGAGTGCCGACGGGGCCGGTGGGCCCGTCCGGCTCGGTGCCGGGGGCGGGGACCGGGCCGGGGCCGGGGGCGGTCTCCTCGTGCGGGTGCCAGCAGGCGGCCCGGTGCGACGCGTCTTCCCCGGACCGCCGGTCGACGGCCCGGAGAGCAGGCCTGCCGCCGGTACAGGTGTCGTCGGCGCGGGAGCAGCGGGGTGCGAACGTACAGGCGTCGGGCTGGCTGTCCAGGCTGGGGACCAGTCCGGGGATCTCGGGCAGTCGCCGCTTGCCCTCGCCGCCGGGCCGCAGCACGGCGCCGAGCAGACCGCGCGTGTACGGGTGCCGGCCTGAGGCGAACAGGTCGTGCACCGGCGCCTGTTCGACGGCACGCCCGGCGTACATCACGAGCACCCGGTCGGCCGCGTCGGCGACGACCCCGAGGTCGTGGGTGACCAGGACGATGGCGGTGCCGAGGCGCTCGCGCAGCGACTGGAGGACTTCCAGGATGCCCGCCTGCACGGTGACGTCCAGGGCGGTCGTCGGCTCGTCGGCGATGAGGACGGCAGGGTCGCAGGCCACCGCGATGGCGATCATGACGCGCTGCCGCATGCCGCCGGAGAGCTGGTGGGGGTACTCGTCGACGCGGAGGGCCGGCGCCGGGATCCCGACGAGCTCGAGGAGTTCCACGGCCCGCGCCTTGGCCTCCTTGCGGCTCAGACCCTGGTGCCTGCGCAGTACTTCGCCGATCTGCCGGCCGACGGTGAGGACCGGGTTCAGCGAGGTCATCGGCTCCTGGAAGATCATCGCGATGTCCTTGCCCCGGACGTGCCGGAGCTCCTTCTCCGACGCGCCGACGAGCTCGCGCCCACCGAGTCTGATCGAGCCTTCGATCCGGGCGGTCGGCGGGAGGAGGCCCATGGCCGCCATCGAGGTGACGGACTTCCCGCAGCCCGACTCCCCCACCACGGCGAGCACTTCGCCGGGCGCCAGGTCGTAGGAGACCTTGTCCACGGCGTGCACGGTGCGGGTGTCGGAGTGGAAGGAGACCGACAGGTCGCGCACGCTCAGCACGGGTTCGGCCGCGGCACTCGGGACGGGTTCGAGAACGGTCTCGGTCATCGGGTCGCTCCTCGGGGGTCCAGGACGTCACGCAACCCGTCGCCGAGCAGGTTGAAGGCCAGCGTCGCCGCGACGATCGCCAGTCCGGGGAAGACCGCCAGCCAGGGCGCGGGGGCCAGGAAGGACTGTGCCCCGGAGAGCATCACCCCGAGCGACGGGTCGGGCGGCTGGACCCCGAGGCCGAGGAAGCTCAGCAGTGCCTCGCCGATGATCGCGGCGGGGATGCCCACGGTCGCCTGGACGATCAGGGCGGAGGTGGCGTTGGGCAGGATGTGCCGGAAGAGGACGGTGCCGTCACCGCCTCCGTTGGCCACGGCCGCGGCGACGTAGTCGACGTGCTTGAGCCTCAGGGTCTCGGCCCGGGTGATCCGGATGACGGCCGGGATCTGCGAGATGCCGATGGCGATGGTCGCGTTGGTGAGCGAAGGGCCGAGGATCGCGGCGAGTCCGACGGCGAGCACCAGGAAGGGGAACGCCAGCATGGTGTCGGTGAGGCGGGACACGGCGGTGTCCGCGAACCGGCCGTAGTACCCGGCGAGCAGCCCCAGGGGCACCCCCACGAGGAAGGCCAGTACGACGGCGACGAGGCCGACCTGCATGGACGCGCGGGCTCCGTGGACGATCCGGGAGAGCTGGTCGCGGCCGAGGTCGTCGGTGCCGAGCCAGTGCGCGGCGCTCGGCTCGGCCAGTACGTTGCCGAAGTCCGGCTGGGACGGGTCGTAGGGGGCGATGAGCGGGGCGAACAGGGCGGCGATGACGAAGACGGCGGCGATGACCGCGCCGGTGAGGGCGAGCCGGTTCCGGCGCAGGGCGCGCAGCTTGCCGCCGCCGGGCTTCCGGCGGCCGGTCCCGGACGGGGTGGGGAGCGCTGTGGTCGCGGTGGTCACCGGGCACCTCCGAGCCGGATGCGCGGGTCGATGACCGAATAGACCACGTCGACCAGCAGGTTGATGAGGATGTACGCGGCGGAGGTGCAGAGCACCACGGCCTGGAGTGTCGCGTAGTCGCGGGTGAAGACCGCGTCGATGGTGAGCTTGCCGAAGCCGGGGAGGACGAAGATCTGCTCGGTGACGACTGCGCCGGAGATCAGGTGCCCCAGCTGGAGTCCGAGCACGGTCACGACGGTGACCAGGGAGTTGCGCAGTGCGTGCCCGCCGACGACGGAGCTCTGGGAGAGCCCCTTGGCGCGAGCGGTCCGGACGTAGTCGGCGGAGAGCGAGTCGAGCATCGCGGCCCGTGTCTGGCGCATCACGACGGCGGCGAGGCCGGAGCCGAGCACGATCGCGGGGAGCACCATGCGCCGCAGGTTGTCCACGGGGTCGGTGCCGAAGGGGACGTAACCGGAGGCGGCGAACACCGGGACGGCGATGGCGAATCCCAGGACGAGCACGATGCCGAGCCAGAAGGTGGGGATGGACAGGCCGATCAGCGCGATGGCGTTGGCGATCCACTCCTCCGGCCTCCCGCGCCGGACCGCGGCGACCACTCCGGCACCGATCCCGACCACGATCGCCAGGAGCAGGGAGAGCGCGGCCAGTTCCAGGGTGACGGGCAGGGCCTGCCCGATCGCGTCGGCGACGGGGAGACCGGTACGGGAGGAGGTGCCGAGATCGCCGGTGAGGGCGTGCCCGATGAACCTTCCGTACTGGACGACGACGTTGTCGTC
The DNA window shown above is from Streptomyces sp. Alt3 and carries:
- a CDS encoding ABC transporter permease, yielding MTKYLLTRLRQSLITLFLVSVVVFAGIRALPGDPALALAGEERSPEALAAVRESYGLDDNVVVQYGRFIGHALTGDLGTSSRTGLPVADAIGQALPVTLELAALSLLLAIVVGIGAGVVAAVRRGRPEEWIANAIALIGLSIPTFWLGIVLVLGFAIAVPVFAASGYVPFGTDPVDNLRRMVLPAIVLGSGLAAVVMRQTRAAMLDSLSADYVRTARAKGLSQSSVVGGHALRNSLVTVVTVLGLQLGHLISGAVVTEQIFVLPGFGKLTIDAVFTRDYATLQAVVLCTSAAYILINLLVDVVYSVIDPRIRLGGAR
- a CDS encoding ABC transporter permease; translated protein: MTTATTALPTPSGTGRRKPGGGKLRALRRNRLALTGAVIAAVFVIAALFAPLIAPYDPSQPDFGNVLAEPSAAHWLGTDDLGRDQLSRIVHGARASMQVGLVAVVLAFLVGVPLGLLAGYYGRFADTAVSRLTDTMLAFPFLVLAVGLAAILGPSLTNATIAIGISQIPAVIRITRAETLRLKHVDYVAAAVANGGGDGTVLFRHILPNATSALIVQATVGIPAAIIGEALLSFLGLGVQPPDPSLGVMLSGAQSFLAPAPWLAVFPGLAIVAATLAFNLLGDGLRDVLDPRGATR
- a CDS encoding ABC transporter ATP-binding protein, with protein sequence MKRHFGASGGGTVRAVDGVSITIGRGEVVGLVGESGSGKSTVGRCAVRLDEPTAGTVHINGTDVSHLSRRALRPLRKDFHLVFQDPSSSLDPRMTVGQIIAEPVRLHRYARGTAVRERVEQLLGQVGLRPEHADRHPHELSGGQRQRISIARALSCDPDLVVADEPTSALDVSVQASVLNLLADLQRDRGFGCLFITHDLAAVEYLADRIAVMYLGQIVEQAPTAELFASPKHPYTQALLSAAPVPDPVVQRSRERIVLHGDLPSPLDPPTRRAAATPAGGATGSVFDGCRFHTRCPLVTDRCRTEVPALREIPGGRQVSCHLVTDDGTAPDAAA
- a CDS encoding ABC transporter ATP-binding protein; protein product: MTETVLEPVPSAAAEPVLSVRDLSVSFHSDTRTVHAVDKVSYDLAPGEVLAVVGESGCGKSVTSMAAMGLLPPTARIEGSIRLGGRELVGASEKELRHVRGKDIAMIFQEPMTSLNPVLTVGRQIGEVLRRHQGLSRKEAKARAVELLELVGIPAPALRVDEYPHQLSGGMRQRVMIAIAVACDPAVLIADEPTTALDVTVQAGILEVLQSLRERLGTAIVLVTHDLGVVADAADRVLVMYAGRAVEQAPVHDLFASGRHPYTRGLLGAVLRPGGEGKRRLPEIPGLVPSLDSQPDACTFAPRCSRADDTCTGGRPALRAVDRRSGEDASHRAACWHPHEETAPGPGPVPAPGTEPDGPTGPVGTPSGDLEARPDQEAGK